The region AGATACGCTCcaaatgtttccaaaactgtataACGTGTATTTGCATTTAGACAGAGCATTTGGCCCATCCAATGGCTCAATGTAATGGAATTGGAGTTATGAATAAGGGCTAATGGTTGGCTTGCTAGAAGagattgtattattattattttgcttTCATAAAATGTATACATAACAGTGCAGAAAGTAACATTAATTATACACATTGCAGAAATAACAAAACTATTTATGTACACATGTCCAATGTTTTATTTGCTTTGTTTTAATGAGCTCACAGCTGATCTGCAATCACACTCAAACAGCTGCATTGAAGCACCAGGCTCTATTCCAGGGGGTATTCAGCTCTTAACCTGCGAGGTCCGGAGCCtcctggttttctgttctacctgaatTAATTGCACTCACCTAAATCAGTCCTTAATTAGAGGTGAACAATGAAAAACAtagaactggcttcgaggtccagagttgagtttgagggctctATTCTGTCATGAAATCCATCAGCCCAGTAACAGAACTACCTGTATTGGGATTAACAGTGTCTTCCCAGAGGTGAGATACACTGCAAGTAGCAAGAGTGTCAGAATGATGTTGgagtcactcatcctcctcttcttcatcatcTGCCTCTTTTTTCAGGGTGCAGCTCAGTACTGACTTGCGgatctctgatctctctgctgCACAAGGAAAGACAAACAAAACAGCCACGGTATAGTTCGTTCAATTCTCAGTTCAATGTTTTGAAATCAAACGAGATGGTAATTGTACATGAATTACAAAAGCAGTGGGACATGCGTTACCTCTTTAAAAAGTATTTTTGTGGTAATGGTAGAAGTTTAAAAAGTTTTACTTTACCATTTAAAGTAAAGTCATTTTAAAGTATGTATGGTTTTGAAAATGTTTTATAGTAGTGGTattgtctgcagtagtaatgatggtgactggttatagttgaaAACATAGGTAGATGAAAAGTTAGGATAGCCcgaacatatgaaagctgattTACTGTATCTAGCTTGAAATGGTTCAATAATTAATGTTGGAGTTATTTTACGCTAATTTATATAGTTATAGTTGATAAACTTAAACCATTTGAAGTTAATAGCCTGAGCATTTGAAATGTGGTTTGGTGTCCCTAGCTTGAACAGTTAAATTACTGTTGGGGAGTTATTTTATGCAAATGTCTTTAGTTCTAGTTTATAAGTTTTATTGAAGTAGATAGCCTGAATGTTTTAAAGTTGGTCTTGTAGCTTAATTGGCCAAGGAGCAGGGCCATTTTCAATTCCTACCTCTGCATTTCTTTGGTTCTCATTCAAACCTATGTTAATTTATGCACATTTTAAAATGGTTAGTTAAATTATAGTATCAAATCTTTTGACAAGCAATCTAAGTATGGTCAGTCAAAACATCTCAGCGTTGGTTTGGAGTTAATAGCTTAAGCGGTAAAAGATGAGATCTAGAATTATACTTTTTTACCATTCTAACGCATGGCCCTTTTTTGCCATTGAAACGCATTTGGTATCCATACCAACGGCTCCGTTTGGGCTGCTCGATAACGCAATATGTACGAGCTGTtaactaacattagctagctgctTTTCATCACTCTAAACTGACAAACAGttggtaaaatatatttttgttcaaacGACAGATTTGAATAGCAGAGAAGCAGAGTAATATTTCATAAACTGTAACTTTTTGTCTAAGGGTGCGTTCATAAATTCAacctggagtgccagagtgtggtCAGTGCACTCTGGGCGttagtaaattcagagcgtttcactCTCGGTGCGTTCAgcgcgcacactggacgctctggccgaggagtggGGTTGATCCGAGGGTTCTGGGcacacaacggcagtcaagctaactggctaacgttggctagctacttccagacacaaatgtgagaatacctcactctgaccattttactcaccctattTTTaggttatccagagtgttggtgactaacttaactgctgctggcaacaattcaATCATGCTTTTTTAAACCTACTtttactgacaccagccatattcaacgggtgttgagcattcgttattctgtgctctggcacactcagacgagaatACTCTGACATCGGAGTAGAtcgccagagtgaatttacgaactaAACTGATCGCAAAGTGGTCAAATAAGCTgatgtgaaaaaaaaaaaaaaaaaaaagttattgttTACAGTGAATATTGGAAGTGATGTCACAATGAGGCGCTTTAGAAAGTTGAAAAAAAAGTCCCATTAAAGTGAATGAAGATGGACACAAAAACAGCAAAATTAAGTTTAAAAATATGAAAAAGTTACGCAAGCACACAATTCCAGATCTgtctgcacattttaaagtttgAAAGGCATTTCTATCTTAAACAGTGTAAGAGGAGTATCATACAAAATAATAACAAAAAGTATATTTGCTTTGGAAGTCCCACCTAATTATAGCTTATCTGTAACCTGGTTGTTGCCTATTCAAAATTGACTAGATTACTAGGCATATTGTCTGCAATGAGAAAATCATGCATGGGTAAGGAACTGATGTACAAAAATAAAGCAGACCATTGCATACCTTCACTCTGACAGAGGGGGAGCATCCGGTGGAGCTGCTGAGTATTGTATCGGACCAGAAATTTCTGACATGTCCGGATCGTTCCTGCATAAAATGAAAATAAGTAGACATTGAATTTGCAGTTAGTTACCTTCAGTGCAAAATATATGTCTTTGTTAAGTTGATGACGGCACTAGAGCTggtatatttaaaacaaatttTACACTTGAGTTTATAAATGTTAAATTGTAATTAGTATGCTTTGATTAACTGAACATACTTTTTCATATAAGCCCTCTTAGGCGGAAGACAAAACAGTTAAAATAAAAACAAGTTGGAAACCTGTCTTTTTTTAATGtgcaaataaatacaaataatgtATGCATGCGTGTCACTTTTACATCCCAAATATCAGCTACAACTTGTTCATGCAAAGGGAAGTTGGTCTGTCTTACCTCCCACATGCAAACAGTTCAGAAAACATGGCACTCTTTGCCCTCGGTTCTCTAGACTGGTGATGAATGGCAATGCAGACCAGATGAGTCTGTAGTGGCTCTTCCGGCAGCGCAGGAACACAATTCCAGTGTGGGCATTCAGATATTTCACTGAAAAATATAATTTATTCATTACTTTTATGAATTATCCTCTGCCTTTTACTTTATCCCCAGGTAATTTAAGTGACACATGGCCACAGCGCCCACCATGGATGGAAAGCAATTTGGggttaaatcaaattgtatttgtcaagtggttcgtaaacaacaggtgtagactgacaGTGAAATTCTTACAGGTCCTTTTCcagagactcgaaattgagctcaggtgcatcctgtttccattgatcatccttgaggatgtatctacaacttgattggagtccacctgtggtaaattcaattgattggacattatttggaaaggcacacctgtctatataaaaaaaaaaatcccactgTTGTTAGTccatgtcagatcaaaaaccaagccatgaggtcacaGGTAATGGCCTTTGAgcgacagatctggggaagggtaacaacaCTTTTGTAGCATTCAAGGTGCCCAAGAAATGTGGCCTCCATTCTTgaacggaagaagtttggaacaaccaagactcccCCTAGAGATGACTGCCCAGCCAAAACTgggcaatctggggagaagggccttggtcagggagatgaccaagagcCCAACTGTTCAtctgaagatgggagaaccttccagaaggacaaccatctctgcagcactccaccaaatcaggcctttatggtggagtggccagacggaagccactccgtaaaaggcacatgaccacCTGCTTGGCGTTTGCCAAAAGCCTCCAAAAGCGTCCAAAAGGACCGACCATgagagattctctggtctgatgaaacccagattgaaccttttggcctgaatgccaagcttcacatctggaggaaacctggcacaatccctatgGTGACGCATgctggtgacagcatcatgctgtggggatgtttatcagcggcaggtactgggagacttCTCAGCATTGAGGGAAAGCTGAACTGCGCAGAGATCTTTGACAACCTGCTcaaaacctcagactggggtgaaggttcaccttccaacagaaagaccctacgcacacagccaagacaacgcaggagtggcttcgggacttgTCTCTGAATGTCTGAGGCCCGGgctcaaacatctctggagagacctgaaattagctgtgcagtgactctccccatccaacctgacaagagattcagaggatctgcagagaagaatgtgagaaactacccaaatacaggtgccaagcttttagtgtcatacccaagaagactaggctgtaatcgctgccaaaggtgttaaAACaaaggtactgagtaaaggtctgaactttatgtaaatgtgatttgttTTTGTAATAAATTAACCATTTCTTCATctgttgttgctttgtcattatggggtactgcaTGGAGGggataaaaaaaaagaaagttaAATCAATtttgtgaaggggtctgaatactttctaaatgcactgtGGAGGGGGGTAGGTAAAGTAACTATGCAACAGGATTGATATAGTAGCAGCAAACCTAAAAGTATAAGCCTAAAACTGTGTGCAAAGAGTCATTGCAGGTAGTCCGggtagctttttttttttttgccatttatCAGTTATGGCTTGGATGTCGAAGCTGTTCAGGTTACTGGGTTAAGTGCTTTCCTCAAGGGCACAACTGCAGTGGTTCGTACCACCAGCATCTCCATAGCTGCACGTTGAGTTCCAATATCACTTATCTTATGtagtgggaaaagtacccaattgtcatacttgagtaaaagtatacatTTAATAGAAAGATACTCAGTAAAATTACTACCTGAGTAAATGTCAAAGTATTTGGTtgtaaatatacttaagtgtaaATAATTTCAAGTTAAGCAaagcagatggcaccattttcttgtttttaaaatgcactgacagccaggggcacacttcaacactcagacaatTTACAAATGATGCATgggtttagtgagtcagccagctcagaggcagtagggatgaccttaTTCTCTTGAAGTGcatgaattggacaattttcttGTTCTGCTAAGCATTGTAAATGTTACGAGTACTTTTGGGAGTCAAGGAAGCTAAAAAGTACATTCAGGAATGTAGAAGGAACagttaaaaaaaactttacgCCACTGTCAATGAACTAATCTGAAATGTTATTGTAACCCTAGTCTAGCATAGTGGACTGCAGGCCCTTTTCAAGTATATGCTATTGCATCATTAACGTTACTTTAAGTGATCAAATCACATTGCTTGGCTACACAAGTGGACTGATTCCCTTTATCAATACCTGAGAATCCGAGGCTGGACAGTGCAGCGCCATAGTCACCGTGCGCTCGAGCTACTGCTGCTTTTGTGGCGGTGTAGATGGCTCGGTCATCTAGCAGTGACAGATTGCGTCGATCTGATACGCAAACTTCACACAGCAAATATCTGCGAAGAAACGCGTTTGATCAGGAGGGGAGAACTTCATAATTGTACACATTAGCAACATGTAAATACGAGCTATTTTACCTGGATTTCAGTCGCACCATTTCGCTCAACACATGTCGATGTTTCTACTTCCGTGTTGGGTAATTTAACGAATGACAACTCGTGGTGGAGCTCAAGATTGATTGGCATCATGATAAACCAATCGCGATCTTTTACCAAAATAACTTTACTGCGCAGATGCAAACTCAGAGGAGCTCGAGTCCAGATTGTCGTGGCTAGAATGGATACAGTTTATGTCCTAACTGTTGTCCTACCCTAATTATcttaacctgctacgaaaagtcaaaTCTGACAAAAAAATGTAGCCTATGCGGAtgacaacactatacacgtcagctactacagtgaatgaaatcactgcaacacttaaagagctgcagttagtttcaaaATGGGTGGAAGGaacaatatatgccatttagcagacgcttttatccaaaacgacttacagtcatgtgtgcatacattctacgtatgggtggtcccgggaatcgaacccactaccctggcgttacaagcgccatgctctaccaactgagctacagaagaacaaGTTAGTCTTACATATTTCAAAAagtaaaagcattgtatttgggacaaatcgtAAACTAaaacctaaacctcaactaaatattgtaataaataatgtggaaattgagcaagttaaGGTTACTAAATTGCTTgtagtaaccctggattgtaaactgtcatggtcaaaacatattgatacaacagtagctaagatgggtaGAAGTCTGTCAATGATAAAAGGCTGctctgcctttttaacaacactatcaacaaggcagatcacacctggactactgttcaggcATGTGGTCAAGCGCCACAAGGAGGACCtcagaaaattacaattggctcagaacagggcagcacggctggcccttaaatgtacacagagcACTAAACATTCATAATATGCATGTAAATCtttcatggctcaaagtggaggaaaGATTCACTTcttgttgacatgctgaatgcactgaggtgtctgtttaaactactaacacacagctcggacacccatgcataaccAACAAGACATGCCACTAGAGGTCTGTTCACAATCCCAAAGTCAAAAACAGACTATGGGACACGCACAGTACTGCTTAGAGCCATGGCTACACGGAACTCGATTCCACATCAGgcaactgatgcaagcagtagaatcagattttttttaaatacaccttatgtaacagtggggactgtgaagagacacacacacacacacaggcacagacacacttTCACATGATAAGACACGTATACATGGATGTGGTATTGTAAATATGTGGTAGTAGgatagtggcctgagggaacacacttaatgtgttgtgaaaagtgttctgaaatgtaatatttttaaatgtatataaCTGCGTTAATGTTGCTGTACCCCTTGgaagcagctaatggggatccttaatgaATACAAATATCCTTTCTAATCAAAACCAATCCAAACCCCTTTTACTTGGCTTCTGCCAACAGAATATATAACTACGGTAGTACTACTGACATTTTTACCTCTATATGCAATGTTTCCCCCTTTGACTGTATTATGAAACTGAGTTTAAGTTGTTGACATGTTTTTTCTTATTTTTCCTTTTCCCTCATTACCATTTATAACTCATAACAATTTCTTATTTGCCATCCCCATGGACAATTAAGTGTCAACAACTCAGAATAGATGTTTTTGCTAGCTGTtggtttctcatgatttggtagtCCAGGTGGAGTTCTTTGTCCACCACTTTTTTTCACACCAACTGTCAAAACTGGCGTTGAAGCCTATTTTGATtaaactaggtaagtcagttaagaactaattcttattttacaatgacagcctaccccggccaaccctgggccaattgtgcgccgccgtaTGGGACTCCTGATTCcggacggttgtgatacagcccaggacaTCACGTCTCtagaactgagatgcagtgccttagaccgctgcgccactcaggagccctagcAAGTGAAGGTCTTTCTGTCAgctgagagaaaaaaaacacctGTTGCTTGAAAACTGGAGGTGAAAAAAACAGGGAAAACAACAAGCGAATCACACATACATAAGATACAAGACAATGAGATTTTTGCCACAGTTTAGGACTGTACCCTATTATGAACAACTTTTGtttaatgcaacaaaaaaaagagagagagtttcACCAATTTAATAAGATTCAGTTTCAATAAaggaaaaaaatgtgtttacatttcCAATAAACATGTGATTATATACAATATTTGCATCTTTACAAATCAATATCTTTCATACAAAACACAGCAACATAGATAATTTAATATATACAAGCATTTGCTGAAGTGCAAAGAACCCCTTGGGGTATAACATCTTAAAAATATATAGATtttgcaatttaaaaaaaaatgttaggtAGTGAACACATCACATCCACTGCCTTCACATAACAGTAATAAAAGTTGTTGCCCTCAGAAAAATAAATGCAGCTTCATAGACTTGAGGACATTCGAGACAACATGGAGATGGGGTTATGGAGCATCACAAGGTAAAATGTGATAGTGTGTACAATCCTGGTTTGTGTCATCTTTATCTGTAGGAGAAAGCAATGAATGGAGAGTGTAATAGGTGGACTCCATTGTGCTCACAAGATACCTCCACTCCCCCCCTGTCACAGTTCAGGGCAAGGCCTAACTCCACACTGGTCAGCAGGGggcccaccccctccccccagaGATCAACATTGGTATCCTGCAGAGACCATGGAGCTCCTGGCCTTTCTCGTGGGCCCCCACTTGAAAGCTCCCCCACTTTCCGCATGCCAACTAGGCTTGGCCCCCCTATGGCACCACCAGCTGCCTCCTGAAGACCTTGGAATAGGAACAGCAGATCAACTTGAAGCTCCAGAACGTTTTCCTTTGACAGCAAACTGTATCTGTGAAATAAAAAGGTGAAGAGTGGAGTCAggactgcaaaaatcgctgaagttggagacttatttccctcaccaactttaaacatctactatctgagcagctaaccgatcgctgcagctgtacatagtccacctgtaaatagcccacccaatttgcctacatcatccccatactgcttttatttatttacttttatgctcttttgcacaccagtatctctagttgcacatgaccatctggtcatttatcactccagtgttaatctgctaaattgtaattattcgctcctatggcctatttattgcctacctcctcatgccttttgcacacaatgtatatagactctttttttcctactgtgttattgacttgtttattgtttactccatgtgtaactctgtgttgttgtctgttcacactgctatgctttatcttggccaggtcgcagttgtaaatgagaacttgttctcaactggcctacctggttaaataaaggtaaaatgaaaaataaaataaaaaaggacCACAGTACTTTTACCTCATAATCACAACTTTCAGTTTCCATAGATATGGAATATAGTTATTTAAAAAGTTGAGGTAATACAGCTAAGTATGTGTATCATCATGTCAACTAGGACTCTTACCGTGTGGGAAGCTTGCGTTTTGCCATGTAGGAAAGGACAGGCTCAATGTTCAGGTGTTGAGGATTCAACACATAGAGATGAATCTCAGCTCTCATTACTGTCACTGACAGAACATCCTGACTGAGAAGGAACTCCATGTCTGTATCTAATGGGGGAGAGAAACATTATGTAAGGCCTACATGAAAGAAGTACCACTCAGAATGTGACTGTGGCCCCATTCCTCCTCACTATAATTAATGTTATCTTCTATAAAACCTAAGTATTAAAGGCACTTTGAATTTAGATTCTTTATTGTAGGTCTGTCTACACAGGCCTACTTATTTAGTCCAAGAGTAGGCACAATACATGGCTGATAATCTACTTCAAATGACTGGATTTAGATTCCTACCTCCACTGATACGACCCTGAATCCCCTTGACGCCTCTGCAATGGAAATGTAATTGACAGCAACGATAGACCCGTCTGACAAAACGGAATAGCGGTTGCTCTGGATAGACTGCACGCCGTAAACCTCTTTGGGGCATTGAAAGCACCCGAAGACGATGTTGCTGTGCCAAATCCATCGGGAGCGCGTTGGTTTCCATCCAAGGCACTGCCAACAGTGCGCAATGTTGCCGCTGTGTCGCCTCGCTCTCCCGTCGCCACCGTCTCAAGATATCTGTGTGTAAAGTCTTGTGTCCATCCTGAAAAGTGGATGACGTTGACAGTAACTCCTTAACCGCGCCACACTGTACTCCAATTAAATGAGTAGTCATAGATAGACACATTAAGGCAATCCAAAATAAGGCTGTAAAAGCCATGGTGGTGGGTTCGTAGTTGGAGTGCTCCACTAGAGTTGTACCAGCTCCGTCCAGTAGTACAGCGTTACTGAAAAGGACCGGTTATCTCCGTGGTTTAAGGGGTATGCCCTTACGCTGACAATGGCCGGGCATTCTGCCACTTAGAATTTTAATTCTGTTTCTCCACACCCTGTTTTTTTCGTGCCCCTAACCACCTAGTTGCACCCCACTGGCCCATAAAATGGGTTTGCATAATAAGGCACCCGGGAACACCTACTCCAGTCATTCAAATTCAGCTTCGCAACTAATGACCCTAATTACACTATATTTGGACCACCAAGAATGGTTTCATTTACAAGACAAACAAAAGGCACAGAAACCGAGATTACTTTCTATATGGATAGTGTTCGCACGTAGACAGTCCTGTATGTTATGAAGCTCCAAATGATCTTACATTTTATGTCAACTTACATTTTGTCATTGTTCCTCCACTTCACCCAAAACAATATAATTACCATGATAACAAGTGGGGTTGGTGTTCGTACTTGAGTGTTTATAAGATGCTGCGAGCGCCTCCATCTCTTGTTCCATTGAGCTACTATTCCTATTAATGATATGGCACTACAGGGACCAGTGGCCCCTGTAATTTAGAGTACAATGTGCAGCTCATTTAGACAATAGAGTTAATATACTAATTCACCCATTCATCAGTTGATATATTGTAAACAACCACATTAGAATACATGCATTTGAAATAGTTTACCTGGAAGAAAAATTGCTTGCCATAAGACCAAGATGTAttgacaaaaatatatttttccaaGAATCACCCATTCATTTTTAGCAAACTGCAGTCTTTGCAAACAACCTCTTCGAATATTATTGGAACAGGACTGAAAATTGTCACATTGAGTGTATGCAATGGCTTTTGAGTTAACATAAACTCCATAAGGAAATCCAAGAGTACACAATAATTACATATctgtaaataaatacatattttttgtCATTTATGTCATTTGTGGTTGGTGGTGAACGATTTAGTGGCAGCCGAGAGGATTAGTGATTAGGAAACCCAGCAGCCATGTCCTGAAGTTTGTACATTGAGTATTTGTTACACAAAACCACTTGTGTTCTGTACAAGCTCATGTGGTGTGTTGGAATTTCATAGTGCAAAATGTCTGCAGTCTTGACAAAGATCATGGCCCTCTGCACATTAACACAAAACAATGTAGAACTTGATCATCATTCTTGTAAATAGTTTATTTAACCAGCTAAGTCATTGAGAACATTCAGTTATACAATAATGACCTGACCAAGATAGGACAAGAACCATGCAGCAAAGCAAACAAGTGACGACATTTCAGATAAAGCAAAAATTTCTTAAACATTTCTTAAAAATGTTAATAACATACAACATCCTATAATTCTTTACAAAGTGCTTATATTAACTTGCAAAAAGGTTCAGTGTAAGTACTGTGTTGGAAATGAATTTAAAGAGTATCATATTCAGAGCAGTGACTGAGTAGAGAGTGAGTGCTGAGTAGTGCTGGTGGAACTCTCCTTGCTGTGGTCAGTCAGAGCAGGTTTACCCCATGTTTCATTAATCTGTGTCGGGCCTTGCTGGGCAGAGAGAAAGCACTGTCCTGGTGGTTAGGAATGCCAGAGTTTCTCACTGCTCCGCCTTTCTGCAGGAAGTACGTCTCCTGGGCCACACTGCGGGTCCCGTACACAGCTGCACCAGCGCTCCTGTGGTATAAACATTGTGTCTAAACATTATACATACAACTCAATGCCAAAACACTCAAGGATAATACAAACTGCATAATGATGGCCTCCGTTCTACTACCCCCCATTATCAGCCTTGAGGAGTAATGAATGGTGAGAGCCCCCTCAGTCACTGCTGGTCATACTGACCTGACAATAGCCTCCTGCAGAGCTTCAGTGTGAGAGAAATGCGAGTGGAGCAGCGATGTGGCTCTCACAAAGGAACACTCCTGGGCTCCCCCTGGCCTGCCAGACAGGTTGGCTGCAGGGACACACAGCAGTCTCTCGTTACAAATACCACACAAACATGAACGGCAATCAACCACGCAATAAAAAAGCCTGAGATCGTGTACAGGGTCCTAGTTGCTCAAATGTACTCCAAAATACCCATATCAGCTAACACAAAGTTCACACAAAACACCAGTCCCACAAAATGCCCCAAAACATCCCAATCAGCTACTGCAAAGCACTGAGCTTTCTACTCACTCTAGCACTAAGGTGAACACTGGGAAACTGAAAGACATGGTTCCATAGACAGAAATGGACAAAGAGAGAGGCAAAAGGTAAGAGTCAGGCAAAGGTGGAAGAAATAAGTATAGAATATACAGAGCGCTGAAAATATTCAAGCCTCACTTGTGAGCGTGTTCTGTATACAGTCAAAGTGTGCAAAGGTGTACGGTCCATGTGGGCTGGGAGCCCCCAGAGCAGTGGTCCTCAGATGTGCCTCCAGTCCGTTCAAAGATGCCAGGCTGCTGTGATACTGAGCAAACCACAGGGTGAGAGTAGACTAAATAACAAACTGCTGTAATAACATGTGGGGCAatagtatatttaagcaataaggcacggggGGGTGGtatagccaatataccactgctaagggctgttcttaaacacgacgcaacgtggagtgcctggatacagcccttagccagtatattggccatataccacaaacctccAAAGTACCTtattgccattataaactggttaccaatgtaattagagcagtaaaaatacatgttttgtcatacccgtggt is a window of Oncorhynchus keta strain PuntledgeMale-10-30-2019 chromosome 25, Oket_V2, whole genome shotgun sequence DNA encoding:
- the pop5 gene encoding ribonuclease P/MRP protein subunit POP5 isoform X2, which translates into the protein MSNQLNLPQVDSNQVVDTSSRMINGNRMHLSSISSLWKRTLKYLNAHTGIVFLRCRKSHYRLIWSALPFITSLENRGQRVPCFLNCLHVGGTIRTCQKFLVRYNTQQLHRMLPLCQSEAERSEIRKSVLSCTLKKEADDEEEEDE
- the pop5 gene encoding ribonuclease P/MRP protein subunit POP5 isoform X1; protein product: MVRLKSRYLLCEVCVSDRRNLSLLDDRAIYTATKAAVARAHGDYGAALSSLGFSVKYLNAHTGIVFLRCRKSHYRLIWSALPFITSLENRGQRVPCFLNCLHVGGTIRTCQKFLVRYNTQQLHRMLPLCQSEAERSEIRKSVLSCTLKKEADDEEEEDE
- the LOC118357915 gene encoding uncharacterized protein LOC118357915 — translated: MAFTALFWIALMCLSMTTHLIGVQCGAVKELLSTSSTFQDGHKTLHTDILRRWRRESEATQRQHCALLAVPWMETNALPMDLAQQHRLRVLSMPQRGLRRAVYPEQPLFRFVRRVYRCCQLHFHCRGVKGIQGRISGDTDMEFLLSQDVLSVTVMRAEIHLYVLNPQHLNIEPVLSYMAKRKLPTRYSLLSKENVLELQVDLLFLFQGLQEAAGGAIGGPSLVGMRKVGELSSGGPRERPGAPWSLQDTNVDLWGEGVGPLLTSVELGLALNCDRGGVEVSCEHNGVHLLHSPFIAFSYR